The following is a genomic window from Nitrospirae bacterium CG2_30_53_67.
GGTCAGCTTGGTCATGATAGGCTCCTTGTTCAGTTTCGTACCGTCATATACTCGGCCAATGTTTCGATCTTCCCGGTCTCGGATATCTTCAGAAGTTCCTGAAAGACGTCCCTGACATGCTGGAGTCCCAGGTCTCTTCCTCCAAGTCCGAAGATCTTGTTGATCATCAGAGGCCGCGCGGCTGCGTCATAGAGGGCCGATCGGAACTCAGAAAAGAGCGGACCGCTCAAACCATTGACGCCGTCGGCGCGGTCCATCACGCAGACCGCTTTCAAGCCTGAGAGCGCCTGGGCGATCTCGTCTGCCGGGAAGGGACGAAAAACCCTGGGCTTCAAAAGTCCTGCCTTGATCCCCTTGACGCGCAGTTCATCCACCACGGCCTTGACCGTGCCGGCTGCGGAGTTCAACACCACGACGGCGACTTCCGCATCATCCAGGCGGTAGGCCTCAAATAGACCGTATTGCCTTCCCGAGATCTTGCCGAACCTTTCGGCGATCTCCAGGATGACGGGCTTGGCGTTCTTCATGGCCTCATACTCCTGCCGTTTGTGCTCGATATAGTAGTCCTGAAGGTCCAGAGGACCGTAGGTCATGGGGTTATCCACGTCAAGGAGAGGACGGTTGGGGATATATTCCCCGATGAAATCCCGGACCACCTTGTCATCGAGAAGTTCCATGCTCTCGATGGAGTGGCTGATGATGAAACCGTCCATGCCGACCATGACCGGGAGGCGGACATCCATATGTTCGGAGATACGGACGGCCTGAATCACATTGTCGTAGGCCTCCTGCGCGTTTTCAGAAAATAGCTGGATCCATCCGGAATCCCTGGCCCCCATGGCATCCGATGTGTCGCCGTGGATGTTGATGGGCGCAGACAAAGCCCGGTTGGCCATAGCAAGCACGATAGGGAGGCGGTTCCCTGCAGCGATGAAGAGCATCTCCCACATGAGGGCGAGCCCCTGCGAAGAGGTGGCGGTCATGACCCGGCCTCCTGCCGCGGCCGCACCGATGCATGCGCTCATGGCGCTGTGCTCGCTCTCGGCCGGCACCAGAACGGTTTTGACCTCACCGTCGGCTACAAAGCTGGAAAACTGCTGCATGATCTCCGTGGACGGGGTAATCGGGTAGGCGGCACAGACGTCGGGGTTGATCTGCCGCATCGCGTTGGCCACGGCGATGTTTCCTGTCATTGCTACTTTCTGTCCCATGGGTTCTCCTTTGTCTTCCTTATTCATCGTTATCTAACGTTCTACCCTATTTCCCTTCCTGCGCCATGGTGATGGCCTGAACCTTCTTTGGACAAACATCGGCACAGGCTCCGCATCCCTTGCAGTGTTTGTAGTTGAAGCCGGTCATCTTTTCGTCTTTGACAATGATGGCCGAGTCCGGACAGGAGATCCAGCAGATCAGGCAGTGTATGCACTTGTTTTCGTCCAGGACCGGTTTGAAGGTCCGCCACCCGCCGGTGGTATATTGGTCGGCGTTTCCGGCCTCTTCGATGACCCCTCCCATGGGGATTTCTTTCCAGCTTTTAAGTTCGCTCATATTCCTTTTACCTCCTTGTAGGCCCGTTCCACGGACTCGGTGTTCCCCTGGATGATTTTTTCCGGAAACTTTTTGCCGAGGGTCTTCTTCATATCCTTGAGCATGGTCTCGAGCGTCACCAGCCCGGTAACGCGGGCCAGCGCCCCCAGCAAGGGGGTGTTGGGAATGGGCCTTCCCAGACAGTCCATGGAAATCTGCGTTGCATCTACGGTGAAGACCTTGTCCTCCGGCCGGCCAAGTTTTTTCGCGAGTTCCTTGGGCGGATGGGTGGTGTTGATCAGAAAGACCGCGTCCTCGGGAGTCCCTTCGGTGACATCCAGTGTGTCAAGCAGGGAGCTGTCCACGACTATCACCACATTGGGGTTGGTCACCTGGCAGTGCATGGTGAGTGGAGCGTCGCTGATCCGGTTATAGGCGCGAAGGGGGGCGCCCATCCGCTCCGGTCCATACTCCGGAAAGGCCTGCACATATCCGCCCTCGGCCATAGCGGCCTCGGCCAGGACCTTGGCCGCGGTTACGGCCCCTTGCCCGGCTCGTGCATGCCAGCGTATTTCAGTCATACCCATAGTCCTTATCTCCTTTCCTTATAGAAAATTTGCCGCTCATTTCACAAACTATTTGAGAAATTAAAATTCCCCCTGTATCAGAGTTCTCTCCTCCATTCCATGGCCTTGGAGAGGGTCACCTCATCCGCATATTCGAGATGCCCGCCCATGGGAATCCCGTGTGCGATCCGGCTTATTTTATACCGGTAATTCGATCGAAGAAGCTGGACTAAGTACATGACCGTAGCCTCGCCTTCAATCGTTGGGTTCGTCGCCAGGATCACTTCCTTGACCGGCTCGATTTCAAGACGGCGGACAAGGTTCTGTATGTTCAGATCCTCAGGCCCAACGGCATCGATAGGGGAAAGCGCGCCGTTTAGCACATGATACTGCCCCCGGTATTCTCCTGTCTTTTCGATGGCCATTACATCCATGGCCTCCTGCACCACGCAGATTATCGAGGGGTCCCGCTTGGGATCTTTACAGATACTGCAAAGCTCCGATTCCGCGAGATTCCCGCATCTGGAACAGAAGCGGGTCTTCTCCTTGAGTTCCTCAATGGCGCGGGCCAGCCCCAAGGCGCGCTCTTTCGGCATCTTCATTAGAAAAAAGGCAAGCCTCTGGGCGGTCTTGGACCCGATGCCGGGAAGCCGTTTCAATTCCTCGATCAGCCTGTTCAATGAGGAAGATTCCATCACGCCCACGCCTTGTTTAAGCCGGTGATTCTCAACCCGCATAGCGGGTGGCATCAGGATGCCCCCCAAAGGGGGGCGTCCGCTATACAGAAATCGTATTTCTCATTAAAAGAGTCCCGGAATCTTGATGTTGAGACCGCCCGTCAGCTTCTTCATCTCATCCTGCAGCATCTCCTTGGATTGCCGGATTCCCTCGTTCACCGCCGCCACGATGAGGTCCTGCAGCATCTCTATATCCTCGGCATCCACGATCTCAGGCTCAATCTGTATGGAAAGGATTTCCTGCCGTCCATTGACCTTGACCGTCACCATGCCGCCCCCGGATGAGGCCTCGATCACTTTTTTCTCGGCCTCTTCCTGAACCTGTTTCATTCTCTCCTGCATCTGCTGGGCCTGCCGCATCAATTCATTGATCATATTGGATGACATGATCGATTTCCTCCTTAGTGGTCGGCGCCAAAATCCCGCACATCCTGAACTTGACCCTTGAAGATCCTTAAGGCCTCCTGAACCACATGGTTTCCAAGGTGCTCCTGTAGAAGCTCGTTCTTTTTCTCCCTCTTTAAGTCTTCCTTTTTCTCTGTCAGTGTTTTTTTCCCGGTTTCTGCGCCGTTTTGCAGGCAAAAGGTTAGGGCAAACCCCCCTTGCATCCGTCCTTTGATTATTTCGTTAATCTTTTGCTCTTTTCCCTTGGCCATGTCGTAGTGGATCTTCTTTTTAAACCCGATGACCATCTTATGAGGTTCTGCTTTTTCAAGAAATCCATGTTCCAGAATAGACCCGATCAGAGGGTTGACCGTATTCGCATGATTCACGATTTTTTCCCAATCGAACGGGGCCGGCGCCTCCTTGCCGGATTGATGACCCTGTTCAGGAACAGATCCGGCTGAACCCGTTTTTTTGACCGCCGGGTTTTGGGCCGGCGGCCGGCCGCCGCTTAAATCCCCTCCATGGAATTTCTGCTCCAGGGCTTCCAGCGTTCCCAGGATCTCCTTGAACTCCTGCAGGGGCTGAATGCGCGTCATCTTGACCAGCGCCACCTCTAATATGGTCCTCGGATGTGCTGAACGACGGAGCTCCTCTTCGGTCTTGTTCAGGTATTCAATAAAAGCAAGAAGCCGGCCCTCTTCCACCGATTCGGAAATCGGGCGGAGTTTGTCGATCTCTTCCCCTTCGATATGAATCACGGTCTTCGGGCTCTTCAGGATCTTGATCATCAGAAGGTTTCTGAAATAGAGTTGAAGTTCCCTGCAAAACTCGACCAGATCCACACCGAGAGAATTCAGTTTTTCCACCAGATTCAATACGCGCTCAGCATCCTGTTCAATCAGGCCGATACTGCATTCGTCCAAAACCTCCGGGTCGATGATCCCCAGAACGAGTTTAATATCCGCAACCGTTATCTTGTCTCCGCAAAAAGAAAGGATCTGATCCAGCAGGCTCTGCGCATCCCGCATGCTCCCTTCGGATGCACGGGCAATCAGACGCGCCGACTCCTGGTCTATTGCAAAACCTTCCTGTTCAGCAATCCGGAGGAGGGCCTCGGTAATCTTCTGAACAGGGATGCTTCGAAAATGAAAACACTGACAGCGTGATTGTATGGTCACGGGGACCTTGTGCGGATCCGTGGTTGCAAAAACAAAGATCACATGGGGCGGCGGCTCCTCCAAAGTTTTGAGAAGGGCATTAAAAGCGCTTTTGGATAACATGTGCACTTCATCAATGATATAAATCTTGTACCGGGCGCTTGCCGGCGCATACAGAACATTCTCCCTGAGTTCCCGGATATCGTCCACGCCGGTATTGGATGCCCCGTCGATCTCGATCACATCGATGGAATTCCCCTGCGTGATCTCCGTGCAATGAGAGCAGATGTTGCAAGGCGAGACCGTCGGGCCTTTCTCGCAATTTAAGGCCTTGGCCAGAATCCTGGCCATGGTGGTCTTCCCCACGCCCCTCATCCCGGAAAAAAGAAAGCCGTGGGCGATTCTCTTGGATTCCACGGCATTCCTCAACGTCCGTGTGATATGCTCTTGTCCGATCACGTCTTCAAAAGACTGCGGCCGATATTTTCTTGCCAGGACTTTGTAGGACATCACGTCATCCTTTGATTTTATTTAGGAACCTGTTTTTTTACGGTCGTTGTGCGGACGAAGCGCTTTCAGGTTTCCCTGCGGCACACAAGACTCCACGCTTAGGGCTGCTCCTGTCACGGCCTGACCCGGTTCACATGTACTCGTTGCGCAGGACCTGAACCGCTTCGCCCGCACAACGACCGTAAAATTTTTCTTCAAAAAATTTAATTACAATTTGCCTTAGCAGATTGCCTCTTTTTTCGCAAAGCGAAAAAATGGCGGAGAGGGGGGGAGTCGAACCCCCGGTAACTTTCGCTACACACGATTTCCAGTCGTGCACCTTCGGCCACTCGGTCACCTCTCCTAAAATTTTTCTTCAAAAATTTTAGCCGCAATTTGCTGAAGCAAATTGCCTCTTTTTTCGTGAAACGAAAAAATGGCGGAGAGAGAGGGATTGTGCTTTACCGCTCCGGAACGAAGTTCCGGAGCGCCGCACGCCCCGCTTCTCATATCCTTGCCGCCTCCGGCGGCTACAACATTAAGGTATCTTGGGGTCGAACCCCCGACCCCGGGGCTTCGAATCCCACCAATCCTGTCAGGGTTTCATCGCTCATTGCGTCTCTGCGTTATACCAAAGTGAGCTGCTGGCGGAGAGAGAGGGATTCGAACCCCCGGTGGGATGAACCCACACCTGATTTCGAGTCAGGCGCCTTCGACCAGCTCGGCCATCTCTCCTAAAATTTTTCTTCGAAAAATATTCATTGCAATTGGTTTCAGCCAATGGCTTCTTTTTTCGCGAAGCGAAAAAATGGCGTAGATCTGATTCGTGAAAAAAAATCTTTTAACAATAAACTCGCTTCTTTTTCCAAAACCCCACCTGTCACAGGGACCTGATGGTTCAGGCGAAAATCCTGCAGGATATGGTATTCAGATCCAGAGGCTCCTCCCTTTGGGTCTCTCGCGGCATAAACCAGCCGGCCGAGACGGGACTGAATCATGGCCCCTGCGCACATGACACAAGGCTCAACCGTGACATACAGGGTTACATCGGTAAGCCGCCACCGATTCAGCATAGCTGCCGCGTCGCGAAGCGCAATGACTTCGGCGTGTGCCGTCGGATCCTTTAAGGTTTCTTTCAGATTGTACCCTCTTCCGACGACCTGATCGCCGAACACGGCTACAGCGCCGATAGGAATCTCCTGGCAGGCCGATGCCTTGTGCGCCTGTTCCAGCGCTAACGACATATAGTACCGATCTAAGGAGTCCTGCTTTTCCATAAGGAGTTTATATTTATGGTTCTTCTCCCATTTAGTGGGTAAAAAGGGTTCGAGGATTCCAGGGTTCGAGGGGTCAAGTGTTTGTTTTCCAGTGATTTTATCAGTTTGTTATTTTGTAAATCTCCAAGCATAATTGATAAGACTTCTGTCAAACCTTTAATTCCTTGTAGTTTTTGAGCACTTCACTTGACCCCTGGAATCCTTGACCCCTTGACCCCTGATGTTTTCACCCGCTCTTTTGGGGATGATCCATATTTATTAATCAAACATGGTGCGCCCAGCAGGATTCGAACCTGCGACCTTTGGATTCGTAGTCCAACGCTCTATCCAATTGAGCTATGGGCGCTGAAATTCTTACCACATAAGAATTTTAATTGCCATTTGCGTAGGCAAATGGCCTCTTTTTTCGCGAAGCGAAAAAATGGCGGAGAGAGAGGGATTCGAACCCTCGGTAGAGCTTTAAGACCCTACACTCGCTTAGCAGGCGAGCGCCTTCAGCCGACTCGGCCATCTCTCCTAAAATTTTTCCTGCGTAAAAATTTTAAAACGCAATTTGCTTCAGCAAATGGCCTCTTTTTTCGTGAAGCGAAAAAATGGCGGAGGAGGTAGGATTCGAACCCACGGTGC
Proteins encoded in this region:
- the porA gene encoding pyruvate ferredoxin oxidoreductase; this encodes MGQKVAMTGNIAVANAMRQINPDVCAAYPITPSTEIMQQFSSFVADGEVKTVLVPAESEHSAMSACIGAAAAGGRVMTATSSQGLALMWEMLFIAAGNRLPIVLAMANRALSAPINIHGDTSDAMGARDSGWIQLFSENAQEAYDNVIQAVRISEHMDVRLPVMVGMDGFIISHSIESMELLDDKVVRDFIGEYIPNRPLLDVDNPMTYGPLDLQDYYIEHKRQEYEAMKNAKPVILEIAERFGKISGRQYGLFEAYRLDDAEVAVVVLNSAAGTVKAVVDELRVKGIKAGLLKPRVFRPFPADEIAQALSGLKAVCVMDRADGVNGLSGPLFSEFRSALYDAAARPLMINKIFGLGGRDLGLQHVRDVFQELLKISETGKIETLAEYMTVRN
- a CDS encoding ferredoxin, with protein sequence MSELKSWKEIPMGGVIEEAGNADQYTTGGWRTFKPVLDENKCIHCLICWISCPDSAIIVKDEKMTGFNYKHCKGCGACADVCPKKVQAITMAQEGK
- a CDS encoding pyruvate synthase, whose amino-acid sequence is MTEIRWHARAGQGAVTAAKVLAEAAMAEGGYVQAFPEYGPERMGAPLRAYNRISDAPLTMHCQVTNPNVVIVVDSSLLDTLDVTEGTPEDAVFLINTTHPPKELAKKLGRPEDKVFTVDATQISMDCLGRPIPNTPLLGALARVTGLVTLETMLKDMKKTLGKKFPEKIIQGNTESVERAYKEVKGI
- a CDS encoding recombination protein RecR, whose product is MESSSLNRLIEELKRLPGIGSKTAQRLAFFLMKMPKERALGLARAIEELKEKTRFCSRCGNLAESELCSICKDPKRDPSIICVVQEAMDVMAIEKTGEYRGQYHVLNGALSPIDAVGPEDLNIQNLVRRLEIEPVKEVILATNPTIEGEATVMYLVQLLRSNYRYKISRIAHGIPMGGHLEYADEVTLSKAMEWRREL
- a CDS encoding YbaB/EbfC family nucleoid-associated protein, which codes for MSSNMINELMRQAQQMQERMKQVQEEAEKKVIEASSGGGMVTVKVNGRQEILSIQIEPEIVDAEDIEMLQDLIVAAVNEGIRQSKEMLQDEMKKLTGGLNIKIPGLF
- a CDS encoding DNA polymerase III, subunit gamma and tau, translating into MSYKVLARKYRPQSFEDVIGQEHITRTLRNAVESKRIAHGFLFSGMRGVGKTTMARILAKALNCEKGPTVSPCNICSHCTEITQGNSIDVIEIDGASNTGVDDIRELRENVLYAPASARYKIYIIDEVHMLSKSAFNALLKTLEEPPPHVIFVFATTDPHKVPVTIQSRCQCFHFRSIPVQKITEALLRIAEQEGFAIDQESARLIARASEGSMRDAQSLLDQILSFCGDKITVADIKLVLGIIDPEVLDECSIGLIEQDAERVLNLVEKLNSLGVDLVEFCRELQLYFRNLLMIKILKSPKTVIHIEGEEIDKLRPISESVEEGRLLAFIEYLNKTEEELRRSAHPRTILEVALVKMTRIQPLQEFKEILGTLEALEQKFHGGDLSGGRPPAQNPAVKKTGSAGSVPEQGHQSGKEAPAPFDWEKIVNHANTVNPLIGSILEHGFLEKAEPHKMVIGFKKKIHYDMAKGKEQKINEIIKGRMQGGFALTFCLQNGAETGKKTLTEKKEDLKREKKNELLQEHLGNHVVQEALRIFKGQVQDVRDFGADH
- a CDS encoding tRNA-specific adenosine deaminase, which gives rise to MEKQDSLDRYYMSLALEQAHKASACQEIPIGAVAVFGDQVVGRGYNLKETLKDPTAHAEVIALRDAAAMLNRWRLTDVTLYVTVEPCVMCAGAMIQSRLGRLVYAARDPKGGASGSEYHILQDFRLNHQVPVTGGVLEKEASLLLKDFFSRIRSTPFFRFAKKEAIG